Proteins from a genomic interval of Leifsonia shinshuensis:
- the tatC gene encoding twin-arginine translocase subunit TatC, whose amino-acid sequence MTRRDARMSLAAHVSELRKRAVRSAAAVLAGTVGGWFVSPLLLAALRAPIAEAAASQHRLAALNFDTITGAFDLRMQAAFAIGLVASSPIWLYQAWAYLVPALSRKELRYGFGFFFTAVPLFLGGCVAGWLIVPHIVLLLTGFAGDGSSSFIQANDYFQFVLKLVVAAGFAFVSPVFLVLLNLLGILPARSILRSWWIAFLVIVGFTAIVTPSADVISMLLLAGPLIALYYAAWSVAALHDRRVARQLV is encoded by the coding sequence GTGACCCGGCGAGACGCGCGGATGTCACTCGCCGCGCACGTCTCAGAGCTGCGCAAGCGCGCCGTGCGCTCCGCCGCGGCCGTGCTGGCGGGGACGGTCGGCGGCTGGTTCGTCTCGCCCCTGCTGCTCGCGGCGCTGCGCGCGCCCATCGCGGAGGCCGCCGCCTCCCAGCACCGCCTGGCGGCGCTGAACTTCGACACCATCACGGGAGCGTTCGACCTCCGGATGCAGGCCGCCTTCGCGATCGGACTGGTCGCCTCCAGCCCGATCTGGCTCTACCAGGCCTGGGCGTACCTCGTCCCGGCCCTCAGCCGGAAGGAGCTCCGCTACGGGTTCGGCTTCTTCTTCACGGCGGTGCCGCTGTTCCTCGGCGGCTGCGTCGCCGGGTGGCTGATCGTGCCGCACATCGTGCTGCTGCTCACCGGCTTCGCCGGAGACGGGTCTTCCTCGTTCATCCAGGCCAACGACTACTTCCAGTTCGTGCTGAAGCTCGTCGTCGCCGCCGGCTTTGCGTTCGTGTCGCCGGTCTTCCTGGTGCTGCTCAACCTGCTCGGCATCCTGCCCGCGCGGTCGATCCTCCGCAGCTGGTGGATCGCGTTCCTCGTGATCGTCGGCTTCACGGCGATCGTGACGCCCTCCGCCGACGTGATCTCGATGCTGCTCCTCGCCGGTCCCCTGATCGCGCTGTACTACGCCGCGTGGTCCGTCGCCGCGCTGCACGACCGTCGAGTGGCGCGGCAGCTGGTCTGA